A region of the Montipora foliosa isolate CH-2021 chromosome 8, ASM3666993v2, whole genome shotgun sequence genome:
ttttctgtagcacgtaccacaggcaacccagtgtatgcttcacagaagcatctcgtttcatGAAAATCACTGTCGCTTCGGCTAACTTTGTCactgcgatcagtcgcacgaattcaaaccagtttgaattcgtgcaacttatcgcagcgacaaaattagcgaaagcagcgttgtcgcatcgtgtgtacacttccggaaacaagtcgctgcgacaaaatatagatgaaccaatgagagagcgtcatatggtcaaccctattgaattagaaaactagttcacattccccctcatacgagatcactgcgtgtgcaccaaacaggcgtcgtgtcgcagcgacttgttttgcaagtactacacatggagcaacttgtcgcagagacatgtcgctgcgacttgtcgcctagtttgtCCCGGCCTTAATTAACACAGAAAACTCGTGCTTTTCAattcaggaactgtcatgggaagttcttttgttctttttttatgtgGGGACGTAGAACACTGAAAAACGGTTGACCTACAATACACTGAACGGAACACGTCTTAAGTAAGAAGGGAACTGGGCGGCAGAAATCAACTAAGACCATACTAAGGCACGATACTTTGCCATGTTTCCTTTAGAACTCAAAGTGCTTCTAATATGTAGCAACATTGGTACGATATTGCGTAGGTTTTTAACTAAGTTTTGAATGCATGCAAAAGTACATAATAACTTTTGGGACGATTGGTCTAGCCATATTTAAAAGTTTGGTCTGGCCATACTTGTTATATTTTCCATAAAACAACAGGATGTAACAAGTGACTGTCTTTGGGTGTGTTAAAAAGAAGCTACGCGAATCGAGAATGTTCTTCAGCACTCGACGCACCCGTGAAAATGGGATACGGTTGTGGAACATGCCAATTGTTACAGGTTTAATTAACAAGTCATTGAATATTGACCAAGGAACATAACAGCCTCACAATCTCTGTTGACATGAGTTTTAATTGTTGCAGATAATACTTTACTCAAGGTTTTCATGCGCTTTAGATAAATGGTCTCAAGGTTTTTGACAAAACCTTACATCGATAGTTGTGTAAACGACAAAATTACTGAACTTAACTTTGCTTTGGTGATTATGAAAATTATAAACGTTCGCCCACTCAATTGCAAGCTTTGTCGGTCAAACGAACAATAACCGGACAACTTTAATTTGTGGTTAAACATGTAAACGAAACAGGATTTAGTATCACTGGCTTCATCCGGGCTCATTctgttaaaaaaattcttttaaactGTGTTATGTTTAAGGAATTAGTGGCAAAAATCTAGTTTCGCGGTCTAATGAGAAAAAAAGTTTACGATATGGCCCGCCTTCAGGCAACCATTACAGGCATCCGTGAGCTTCGAAGATGACCCCCTGTCGTGAAGTATTCATGTTGCTTAACAATTACACGGTTTTATTTTCGCCGACATCTCGACATTGACATTTTGCGACTGACATACTGTTTATTGTTAGTACCCCTTTCAAATATTACAGGATTTGTCTCGAAGGCCAGCGCCTTTCATCATTTAACCACTTTCTCGAGAACTGTGGCTAACAGGCGAGAAATAGAGTTTAAATCCTGCAGTGTCCTTAGATTTGGGCAAACAACATACTTCAACAGTTAACGTTTCCGCATTTCCGTCGGATTTTGATGTCTGTATTATCTATAACAGGGTTGTTTTGAAGATTCGATAAAAAAGGAAGACTttaataatttacaatgttaCTGCTTTTACTCGTGTTCACCCTCTTGTTCAgccttttttgcaagttttttttgCTTGGACAACTATACCCGTAAATTCAATATATTTGTTCATGCGAAACGTTCAGTGAAATTTGTATTGTCCCTAAAATGAACTAATGATCCATGATATTCAGTTTCGTGGTGTTCCTGCAATTGAATTTGTCAAAACAAATTCACTATTAGATACGGCCTTTTAGTGACGAGAAGCGTAGACTTTTTCGGACCGATGGCCCACGCAATTACTGACATACTCTTGTATTTACCGAAACCAagtgagtaagtaagtaagtaagtaagtaagtaagtaagtaaaaggtTTATTTCACAACACTTCCACATGGTGGCTCTTCGTTTGTGAAAAAACTAATTATCTAAATTACAGATTTATAATAATCtacaaaatattattaaagaCATATATACATCTACACATTATCCTAAGActacaaaactaaaactaaaattgaaattaacatttaaacGACTTGTGTTTTGAGTTTCTGGAACAAATACTTCCTGGTGGCCTTTGGTGTATATTTAAGTAAGGAAATGAAGCTTCGCTGGCCCCGTGTTacacaataattggctttcagtTGTTTTGATCTAAGCGTTTCATAACCGCGCAGGGACAATTCAATATAACTATCTTTTCTTGAGCCCAAGCTGAACTCAATTCCACCTTAGAATCAGTATGGAAAATGCAGTAAATTTAGACAGCACTGAGATATTTAGACATGTAAGTTTAGCTCAGCGTCTGTTCTCAAAACCTATCACATCCTCTATGTACATACACCCAGTTAAAAGCTTCAAAGAATTTTTTATCAATACACCGTCAGTACATTTAATTTGGTACCCTCGCGCTGGGGCTATACGGCGTAGGGGCGCGTCTCCCGGGTGGCGGATAGGGGAGCCCTCCCTTTGGGGGATTGCACCTGAATAATACGGAATAGGGTGCTGCGGACCGACATAGCCTAGGAGAAGGACAACTCTGATTCCAAATCCCGGGTAGATGGAGCTCGATAACCTTGGTAGGCAGTCCATCTAGGAGAAGGAAAACTCTGATTCTAAACCACGGGTGGATGGAGCTCGTTAGCCTTAGTCGGCAATCCATCTACGAGAAGGAAAACTCAGACACCAAACCAACCGACTTTCCAGGTCTGGGGGTTAGGCGCTGGGCTAACACCCCAGTCTCGGAAAACAGACTTGTTACAGAAACCGCAACAACAAATCCAGAAAACAACTTGGCTCCGGGAGAGTCCTCTCCAGTAGAGCCTATGATGCGGGCTAGTGAAAGCCTTCGGGAAGCCAGTGCGCAGACAACTCTCTGACAGCCAAAATCAAGACCAGAATAGGGACCTGGAACATCCGAACCCTATATGAGGCAGGGAAATCTGCACAAGTGAGCAGGGAAATGCATCGCTACAACCTCAAGATGCTAGGGCTGTGTGAAACACGCTGGAATGGCACGAGTGGTGACACTATCATCTACTCTGGACATGAGGAAGGACACCCACACCTTCATGGAGTAGCCCTGCTTCTGACACCTGAGGCAGCACAGGCACTACTCTCCTGGGAGCCAGTATCACCGAGGCTCTTGACGGCAAGGTTCAACTCCAAGGGGAGGAAAGCCACCGTCATCCAGTGATACGCACCCACCAAAGCAGCAGAGACAGAGGAAAAGGAGGCATTCTATGAGCAGCTCCAGACAGTGATGGATAAGCTGCCAAGAAGAGACCTGAAGATCCTAATGGGTGACCTCAACTCTAAAGTGAGGGCAGACAACACCAACAGAGAACTCATCATGGGAAAACATGGAGTTGGCGTCCAGAACGAGAATGGAGAGCTACTCACTGAGTTCTGCACCTTCAACGACCTGGTCATTGGAGGCACCGTGTTCCAGCACAAGCAGATCCATAAGACGACATGGACATCATCAGATGGGAGGACTGTGAATCAAATCGATCACGTCACCATCGGAAGAAAGTGGAGGAGAAGCTTGCTGGACGTCAGAGTCAAACGAGGAGCAGACGCAGCCTCGGACCATCACTTGGTGGTGGCAGACCTGAAAGTCAAGCTGAAAGTCTACAGAGACCGAGCAGACAGGCCATCCCACAAATACAACATACACAGCCTGAAAGATAAAACAAAAGCTGAGGTCTACCAAAGTGAACTGAGAAACCGGTTCAGCGCACTCGCCCACCAACCAGAAGAATCAGTAGAGGAGACATGGTGTGGCCTTAGGGACACCTGGAAGGTCACATGTAATGAGGTAATGGGGAAGAAAACTAGACAACACAAAGTGGCTGTCAGCCAATACCTGGACACTCATCAAAGAGAGGAAACAGCTAAAGAACGACATCAACCAGACCCAAGACCTGCAACAGAAGCAAGATCTACAGGCCCAGTACTGGGAGCTGAGCCGACAGGTCAAGAAAAGCACCAGAGCGGACGAGAGGAGATTCATACACGACCTCACAGAAGAAGCAGAAACAGCAGCTGGCAAAAGAGACATGAAGAGGCTGTATGAGATCACAAGAACACTGTCAGGGAAAAGCAAGGCCCCCTCAAGACCAGTGAAAGACAAAAACGGCGAGACCATCACAGATGAAGCCAAAGAGAGAGCAAGATGGGCAGAACCCTTCCAATAGATTCTCAACAGACCCTCACCTCAAGTCCCACCTGACATCCCACCAGCAGCAAACCAGCTAGCGGTGAGCATGAATCCACCAACTAAGGCCGAGGTCAGCAAAGCTATCAAGTCCTTGAAGTCAGGCAAGGCAGCAGGCTCAGACGGCATTCCACTAGAAGCACTAAAGGCGGACATCCAGACCTCCACGGAGATGATCCATCCACTCCTGATGAAGATCTGGGAGAACGAGCAGATCCCAGTGGAATGGAAGAAAGGGTAACTGGTGAAACTGCCGAAGAAAGGGGACCTGTCATCATGCAACAACTGGCGGGGTATCATGCTGCTCTCCATCCCATGCAAGGTCCTGACAAGAATCATCCTGGAGAGAATCAAGAAGGCCCTGGACGAAACTCTACGAGAGGAGCAGGCAGGTTTTCGTCAAGACAGATCCTGCACAGACCATATCGCCACGCTGCGAATCATCATTGAGCAGTCGCTGGAATGGCAGATCCCACTGTACTCAGTATTCGTCGACTTCCAAATGGCATTCGACAGTGTGGATCGCGACGTCATCTGGAGGCTAATGCAACACTAcggcttccccccccccccccctcccccaagtTCATTTCCATCATACAGCAACTGTACGACAACTCCAGCTGCCAAGTCATACACGATGGGAAGTTGACGGACACATTCCAGGTACAGACCGGTGTTCGTCAAGGCTGCATACTGTCGCCGACCATCTTAGTTCTGGTAGTCGACTGGATTATGAAGCAGGCAacagataagataagataagataagaagACCGGCATCCAGTGGACTATCACCAAACAGCTGGAGGACCTGGACTTCGCTGACAACATTAGCCTCCTCTCACACAGACACCAGGACGCACAAGAGAAGCTGTCCCGGCTCGCCGAAGAAGCTGAGAAGACGGGCCTCAATATCAACGTTAAGAAGACGGTGGTGATGCgaagaaacaacaagaaacaaGACCCCATCACACCCCACGACGAAGACCTGAACGAGGTGGAGAAGTTTGTCTACCTGGGCAGTGTCGTCAACACAACAGCGTACAATTCTTTCTATGCTATAAATTTTATTAATGTGATAAGAAGCCAAAGACTTTCTTTCTAATGAATGAACAACAAGTGCAAATAACCACGATATCCTTAGGATACCCTTAATCGTAAGGGTATTTTTGTGAAAAGGCTGAGGGACTGAACCAGTCAAAGTTTGACTGGCTCCATCGCCGGATTTCTTGGTTTCGAAATCGCTAGTTACCTAAGGAAGCAGGACGTGTTTGcgaattgtaaatttaagaatttAATTAGTGAAATACTTGAAGAGAACTTAAGAGTGATTTAAAATCTGCCCTGTCTTGTCAGTGCAGCTATTGGCGGTGATGGTGTAGTGAAGATTATATTCTAGCTACTCAGTTCAAGTCGGAGTCAGCAATCACAGCCAATTCAAGCACTGCCCAACAGCATTGTTTGCGTATCGATATCGTGGTGCTTAAAAATGGATTTGCATTTGCTCATTCGTTACAAAgcaaatatttagcttcttatgaaaacactgaaaaatgaaaacgttttcCTGTCTGCCCATTTCTTACATAACAAATACTTAATGTCCCCTTAAGCGAGCATGGATTAAATTTATCGAATAGCGAGACACTACGCAACCAGTTCATTACTGCTCGTGGAATGATACAATCAAGGCCAGATTTCTTTTGGGGCATGATCGAgccaacttgagaagcacgagactgaccctcatcaaatggctgaagcggggagggaggaaaaagtgagaaaaacGTTCCTAGCCATATACTAAGTACTAGGCTAAGCTCTGCATGGTGTGCACtattaacgtagacttttgatcaGTTCTGAGCAATTTttcatcatagaaaattcgcgacaaagaagtgcttttttcattgttatcctcgtagcgaaacaaaaaaaaaaaaaagaaaagaaagaaaaaggaaaggtcTTCCATGATTTCTTGTCAATGGAAATGTCAATGGGAATGTGGTGGAAATCGGGACTCATCGTCCGGATTTCAGTCTGTGATAGCTGTCATGCTAGTTAGTCGGTATTACACTCAATCATAACGTTTTGACTAGAGTTTAAGCAAATATTGAAAGTAGTATCGGTATTTTCCACGCATATATGGGAGGTTAGTACTTTGTCACGggatgcaaaaagaaaaaaggtcaAGCGGCCTGGAGTTCATGCCGGACTAGAAGCGAAGAACTGGTaccttattttgaaaaatcagtttttccaACCTGATTATCTTTAGATTCGTGTGTTCAGTCGTGTTTTTACATTAGGGCCCTCGCTAATGTCCCCTTAACAGCAAAGACATCGTTGATGTTATCTATTGTCATTGATGTCCAACCAGAGTctctcattggctgtcgaaacaaagggccCTCTTTCTTCCTACTATTAATGTGATCACTTTTTGTTTCTCAGACTGCCAACAGAGATAGCATTTCCTGTTTGTTACTTGTCTGCAAATATGTTCCAGTAACTACAAGATGAAACGACTGAGAAAAACAGCTAtagaaaaacaatgttttttaaaACACTTATGTAAGTTAATCTGATGGTGTATTTAAGTCATTTGGTACATATTAGGTAATTGCAAGTCATATTTAGTGATTGTAAACCTTTTAGTTCATACTGATCACTTATTCCATACAAAGTTTGAAAGTATTACACTACGTTGTTCATACTTTAAGTATCTAAGAGTTTGAGGATGACTCTTACCATAAATGTCTCTAGCATGAGAGTCAAACACTTTAAAATGCCCATTATCTACATTTACATTTTcaagcactcggcaaagtcctattgacttgtggctgttttttgcttaggtggccttatacaccacaagccttttcaGAGACATTACGCGAAGCCGGTcacttctgctggaaagaaCTTACTCACAGACGACAGCCACAACATcgagtgtgtgggttctttatacaacgtcccacagagaacttataaacatggaagatatttatgAGACGGGAAGGCTACGGTTTATCATgggtccttatccgagaagacttgagagtctaaccatttgcggatgtaattacaaaagcagcactttctcctcagttattttaagaccctgagtgttggtccggccggagtcgaagtcacgacctcctgcatggcagcctCGTGCTCAACCATGCAACTGAGCTACCAGTGCGCGGTCAGAACAGCAAACTATACCGACAGCAATGCAACTAACTGCCAAAATAATGGTAGTTTTCTTCTAATGATAAAAGCATTGTTGGTAGTTCTGTTAGCATAGTTGATTTCTAATATGCGTTATTGGGGAGTAGGGCTGGCGCAGTGCtgagcagtggtgagagcactggcctTTAACCAAGATAAATTTGCACTAAATTCTCATGTAAAAACTAGAATTGCTTTCTAAAGGAAGTTCGCGCCAAAATATTCCTATggtgaaattttcttcattactcgcctagagttagatcacaaagtacttactccacaaatgaaaaaaatgggggtcaccgaccttttttcggagaaaatggcagtggaaaaatgccttaatttcgataaatggGTCACCATAACGAGATTTAGCCTCATCTGCTCGTCCATcagaaatcataaaaataaactgttagagtggaGGTTTCTGTGCATAGGTTTCTAGGAGTAGgattttagataattgcatgccgctacggatgtcgtaaacagtgaTTAAGTTCATCCTCAACGAATGTTTCCGTAAGCGCTACCCCTTGCGACCACTTCCtaaattcgatggcacgaggaaagaaattgttttaaaaaagacaacttcttacggtgagattttgtagatagtaagtaaagtaaatgtctcatgatttaaaaaataggggacACCGATAAACTAAACGAGttaaatcgatgtgattttgcaaagcgcttggaaaatttcgtttgtcacgtttttgcgtcaCCTGtaggggaaggactggaacccaagacagcaTCGATCGCTGAAGCAATGAAAGGTTTTTCTAAAGAAAGAGCTTTCTCGAGTATAGAAACGAAGTTATAAGCtggcgtcatcttcatttggttagtgttttgtataatatctctccattgccgtcatgctcatctccAGGATTGTGGTTTTTGTGGAATTTAATCACTGGCTATTTCcccgcaggtccgcactattcaagcggacgaggacgataATGTAATTGTGCtctatcagtcgtgcagtagtctacttgactttcataaatattttttaataaattttgactgattacgatcttctctgattcaacgctgtgcaagacttatggtccacggtttttgcaaaggttttcaacCTCATCTTCACTAATGCTCTGTTAGAAATAGATTTGACAGAAACTAGTAATAATCAAAGATTAGGGAGATACGTTCGACGATTTGGGAAAAGGAAATAACATCAATtgcgaaatatttttcaaacgtTCAACGACTCTAAATTATACCGACGCAGTATACGTAAACAGAATGCATATACACTGACGACCTCATTgacgagaagacaaaacaatactTCATAGAACCTGACGTAAAACCATGAAACTAGGACGTTTTTACGTCCTTCCCAAAGTACACAAGCAAGGTAACCCAGGACGCCTCATTTTTTCATCCAATAGTAATCCCACTGAACGCATATCCCACTTTGTTGACCATCATCTTCAACCATCTTATGTTAAAGATGCTAATGGTTTTCTCAATTAATTTaactccttaccattggcaaattaccctctaatgcattattagtaacacttgacgtCTCATCTTTATACACCAATATTCCACATAATGACGGTAATTAATGCTTGTGGTCATTTTTTACATGCTGATCCTAACAACACCATTCCTACTCctggcactatttgcgacctcatccgcATGATTCTCAATCCAttaataacttcacttttaattaattttagccACTACCTTTAAATacacggcacagctatgggcactaaaaatggccccctcttttgctaaccttTTCCTTGGACATTGGACAAAACAACCCCATACTTGGTTAAGATACATCGATGACATTCTTATGATTTGACTGAAAGTCAGGAGAACCTAAGCCTAACTCTACCATAAAATTCACTAGCTCActgttcctttccttgacgttgacgtctcactaactagtgaGGGAAtcataaatacagacctatacacgaaacctacggacaaacaccaacatttactttattcttcctgtcatcctctacacacaaaaaaagccattcatttcagcctagcactccgtctacgacgaaacgttcaagattcgctcTACTGAGCTAACGACATATACCTTAGCTTCCGAGTGAAAGGAGGTTACAAATAcgactttgttactaaacaaatacaacgcgcCGCAGAAATTCCCTGcatacataccctacaacctaaacagataaacaaacctGAACGCATACCTTTTATAACGACTTAGAATCCATCatttccttccatcttcaacgttataaaaaacactacaatctactgcTTCcctctgaccgctgcaaaaatgcattcctacatctacctgttgtggctttcagacgCTCCCCTAACCTGCGAGACCGGTACGGGTCCACAAATGATCCCAGGACGGCAAATGATCCCTGAACCGCAAACGATCTCCAAACTGTACCGCTaatgataccaggaccgcaaatgaccccccaaaaaaattaaggaatggcatggagggtggaatggtctgaCTAGAGAATTAATGAGGGGAGCgcttaattttattaaaatcgcTTAAGATCATGGCtcaacaggtttctgcctcattataaattaggcctggccaaacgctcgcaacatttcaacgcaacatcttgcaacattgttgggcacaacatgttgcaaccgtttggccaccgtgttgcgatatgttgcgatatgttacaacatgttggatgatgctggatcaaatttgaaaacggtcaaatttttcgtgcaacattttggttgttgcatgatgttgtactcgtttggccaagttcacgcaacattgttgcgctaaggcatgcgcgttaggtccactttttgcgcgccaggggcctgtGGCACTTTAACATTGACATcttgcgttgaaaatgatgaaaatgttgcgtgcgtttggccaccccgtgcAGCACATGTCGCAatatcatgcaacaatgttgtgttgaaatgttgcgagcgtttggccaggcctttacaattttccagaaagactgaattttgtttcttaccacgctgttataaatttgccacatttaattatcggatacaatcatcacaAACTAATTCGCACGCAATTCTCaactgattgtgaccaggggcccTTTTCTTGAACCCTGCAAGCAGTCTCTTTCGGGTCTACCAGCGGCCTCGATTAAGGGACATTTCGTATTGATCATGCATgagttaaaaatgcaaataaattcTGGTGTCAGTCACACGTGACCAGTAACTGCAAAACAAGATGTCGGGatattcgaacaactctggcaaacacacgcagggttcgagaaacgggcccctgatgTCAATCAGTTAAGAATTGTGTCAAAgatagtttttgatgattgcatgatccgataattaaatgttgcaaatttataacagcgtggaaagaaacaaaattgagtctttctggaaaactataATTAGCCATAAATTAAAGTGATTGTAATAAAAATCAGCGCTCTTGGCATTAATTCTCTAGCCAGAtcattccaccctccatgccattccttactttttttcgggatcatttgcggtccaatatGTGGATCATTGgcggtcctggtatcatttgcggCACAGTTTAGGGATCGTTTGCTGTTCTGGGGATCATTTGTGATCCTGGGATCATTTGTGGAGCCGTACAGACCTGCTAGTAACAGGTAAACTGGCCCCGAAtataactcattctaattccgcaCTTCTTTCCGGTTCTGTCACGagttacattttccatggactaaccaactacacattCTTCTCTACCTGCGAAACGGGCTCCATTAATTCCCACatacttgcgaaactaaaaaacttcatatacatgattcaatgtaacAGATGTCATccacagtacataggagaaacaaAACGGCTTTTAAAAAACCATTTTAATGAGCACCGCCGCATTTTAGATatcgctaacaccaaatccaaacctcaGGCTGACTATAGTCGCAGAagatttcctctcctctccccataGGTGACCCAAGCTCTGTGTTTTGATTTAGGGAGCTTGTAAGGCGAGTTTTAGTCGATACAAATCAGAAGGCTTCATGAGAGAAATAAGCACTAATGTTGCACTTACTTGTCTGTTGTCTCTTTGTGATCGTTCTTTGGTAACTTGGTACCATTCTGTCCCCTATTTCGCGAGATATCCTCAACCGAACACCTATCTCTAAAAGAGAGAGAAGGTAGGAAACGCTCAGGGGTCGATCGGCCAAGCAAACCAAGAAATCGAGAAAAAAATGTAGCCAAAATCTTTCAATCAGCCTCAAACTCGGCCAGCGACATGTTCGAAGATTCTATCGAACATCTTTTGAAGAAAGTAGTCTCGCTATCCACTCTGCGAAGGAAAATTTGccacaaaatttcaatttcaactacctactatatatatgtaaataGAAGCAATCCAACGTAAACTCTCATTGTGCCTGAAGAAGTCttgtttggccagccgaaatatagtgcACCACtaaaatctacgttgtatcggctgttgctcaaaatatttagcttctacGAGAAAGAAGGCCTTTTCACGTTTGCCGTATACATGGAGTTTTCTTTaagaggctcgaaatagtttctccttttttcaaacaaataaacatattctctttttagatatagttagggtaatcatatcaagacaaaatttggccagggtattaagtacccatcatataTAGATtttcacatcacattttcctccaaaataacgttaccataaCAACGATATACTGCATttcttttattgtatttttttgaaaaaatgggatggtgaaatcttcccattcagcgttaccagataatgttagaaataatctctaaaatatttaaaattcaacgaAATCTGTAgatcagtttttcagaaaaataagtttttttgaaacgtgtcgctaatttcttttttcacctgcagaattttttttaaatttgaaagacaaacgttttaaattaatctaagctaacatgcaaaaaatgaaaaaaattcaccttccggaa
Encoded here:
- the LOC137968831 gene encoding craniofacial development protein 2-like, translated to MDKLPRRDLKILMGDLNSKVRADNTNRELIMGKHGVGVQNENGELLTEFCTFNDLVIGGTVFQHKQIHKTTWTSSDGRTVNQIDHVTIGRKWRRSLLDVRVKRGADAASDHHLVVADLKVKLKVYRDRADRPSHKYNIHSLKDKTKAEVYQSELRNRFSALAHQPEESVEETWCGLRDTWKVTCNEVMGKKTRQHKVAVSQYLDTHQREETAKERHQPDPRPATEARSTGPVLGAEPTGQEKHQSGREEIHTRPHRRSRNSSWQKRHEEAV